The genome window ATACTATTTACTTTTTTCCTTCAACACGCATTTATTCTACATTATTACGTCGTAAGTATGCCCTGGTGAGCACATTACCAAACACTATTTCTACATACCACATTGAGCGGGCAGTTTTAATATTTAATATACATTATAACAATTCCGCTACCCGGCCTGGCGCAACAATACTGAGTCTTTGCCGACGTATGTAGATGATCCAATTATTTGGATGCAGGGCGTCCCTTTATTTCTTTGATCTCATTCTGCATTTCCTGCAACATTTTCATCAGTTGTTGCATGTCCGTTTGCGGCTCAGGAAGCTGCTTGCTGTGAAAGCTGTAGTATTCCCAAAGCTCGATCACTTCTGAAAGTGGGACGGTGTAAGCAAAATATTGCTTGTTAAATGATTGCAGTAACATGGTGCCATCCTTATTAATGGTAACCTGTTTGAAAACAAAATCCTGGTCACCCTTTAAGATAACGATACACGGTGTCTCCGGCCGGATCGTGGTCCAGTCCTGAACATATTTTGTAATGATATCACTTCCTTCCGGAACCGGTAACATGGAATCGCCAATGGTTGGGAACATCCTGAATGTGCCATTCTTAGGAAGCGTAGGCAAGCTGAACCTTGGTAAGGTGGCCAGAAATTCAGGGTCGCTGTAACCCGAGCGGTAACCTGCCTTGGCCTGCACGGGAACGTACTCAATGTTCTCCTTCTCCTCGCGGTCCACGGTGATGGCAAGCACGCGAATGTTGTCGCCCTTCATAAAGAGTTCACTGCCCTCTTCCAGGTCTTTCACTTTTTGTTCCGAAAGCCTGCTAAGGTCGATTTTGAGCAAACTATCGATGCTCATTCTGAAAAACTCAGAAAAATGGATCAGATCGTCAATGGTTGGATTGGCGGTACGGCCACTTTCATGCGCATTCAATTTTACCCTTGTAATCCCCAAGCGCTCAGCCAATGCTTCCTGACTCAGTTTCAGGCGTGAACGAAGGAATCTGATGTTCACCGGCCAATAAATCTCCTGATTTCTCATAACGTGAATGATATCTTGTAAATCAAACATCTGATATTAATAATATCAAAAGTAGCAGCATTTTTTTATTTTCCTACAAAATATGGCTAAAATAATTTTGTTTAACTATTTTTGAAAAACGTTAAACAAAATGTCATCATATTCTATCAAAGACCTGGAACGGATCAGCAATATGAAAGCGCACACCATTCGCATATGGGAGCAGCGTTATGGCTTGCTTGAACCCGACAGGACGGATACCAATATCCGGTCTTATAATGATGACCAGGTTAAGAAGCTGCTGAATGTCTGCACGTTGCTAGACAGAGGCATGAAAATTTCAAAGATCGGCAAGCTCTCAAAATCTGAAATGGCGAGTGAGATTGAGAAGGTCATTCATGATTCTTTTCAGGGAGATGTGCATGTGGAAGCGATCATTAACCAGGCACTCATCGCCATCACCACTTTTAATGTTCCGCTTTTCGATGAGATATTTTCAAATGCTGTAAAAAAGTTTGGCTTGAAAAAGACCTATATAAAGATCCTGTATCCGTTGCTCGTCCGGACGGGCCTAATGTGGGTAAAGGACGATCTGCTTCCCTCGCAGGAACACTTTTTATCCAACCTGATCAGGCAAAAACTTTTTGCGGCCATAGACGCGCTGCCTGTGGCCACCCATACGGACCAAAAGTGGATCCTGTTTTTGAATGAAGAAGAAGATCATGAGATAGGCCTGCTATTTGCCTATTATATGATCCGGCAGGTGGGAAAGGAAGTGGTTTATCTGGGCGCCCGGGTTCCTTTCAGAGATCTTTCACCGGTTATTTTAGGCTGCGAGCCAACGCATGCATATTCCTTTTTTGTTCGCAATCAGTTTGACGATCAGATAGAAACACTCCTGGGGAATCTCAGAACTGAGTTTCCGCAAATAAATGTCTGCGTCTCCGGAGGCAGTGAAAAATTAAAGAAAATTGCCTCCAAAAAAGGAGTTAACTTGATAGAAACAATTGAAAATCTGACTGATATTCTTATCTCTCCCAATGCACAACGGACGCCTACCCAAATCTGATAAATCACACGAAATTGCAGTCATCGGCTCGGGTTTCGCGGGCATGGCAGCGGCCGCAATGCTGGCCGAAAGCGGGAATGAGGTCACCGTTTTTGAAAAAAATTGCAACATAGGAGGCCGCGCACGGACGTTTTCTCAGGACGGTTTCGTCTTTGACATGGGGCCAAGCTGGTACTGGATGCCGGATGTTTACGACAGCTTCTTCTCGCTGTTTGGCAAATCCACTTCTGATTTCTACGAATTAAAGAAACTGGATCCGGGCTTCGCCGTCATCTTTGAAAATGAGGTGATGGACATCCCGGCCAACTTCGATGCAGTTTGTGACCTTTTCGAGAGCATTGAAACGGGCAGCGCCGACCAGCTCAGGAAATTCATTGCAGAAGGAGAATTCAAATATACGGTGGGCATGAATGACATGGTTTACAAGCCGGGACATTCGGTTACTGAGTTTTTCAGCCTGAAATTATTCAAAGACGCGCTCAAACTCCAACTTTTTACGTCGTTCAGTAAGCATGTCAGGCGGTATTTCAAAGATCCGAGGCTGCTTGCACTGATCGAATTTCCCGTGTTATTTCTGGGTGCTATGCCTAAGGACACACCTGCCCTTTACAGCCTGATGAACTTTGCGGGCCTTAAACAAGGCACGTTTTATCCGATGGGCGGCTTCGGAAAAGTGGCGGATTCGTTCAGGCAAATTGCGGAGAATGCTGGCGTAAATTTTTTAACCTGCCAGAACATTGAAAAGCTTGAAGTTACTTCCGACGTCATCAGTCATTTACATACCAACAAAAAAAGCATAAGGACGGATGCAGTAATCGGAAGTGCTGATTATCATCACATTGAACAGAATCTATTGGGTAAAAATCATCGCACATATGATGAAGCATATTGGGAAAACAGGACGTTTGCCCCGTCCTGCCTGCTATTTTATTTAGGTGTAAATAAGAAAATTGATAAGCTCCGGCATCACAACCTCTTTTTTGACGAGCACTTTGACCAGCATGCCGTTGAGATTTACAAAGACAAAAAATGGCCTGAGCGACCATTGTTTTACGTCTGCTGCCCGTCGAAAACAGACCCATCCGTTGCACCCGAGGGAAGTGAGAATTTATTTGTACTGATGCCAATTGCCATCGATCTGGATGATCCCGATTCGATCCGGGAAAAGTATTTTGACGTACTTATGGATAGGCTTGAAAAATTTGTGGGCGAGGACATCAGATCACATGTGGTTTACAAAAAGAGTTATTCTGTCTCAGATTTCATCAGTGATTACAATGCTTATAAAGGAAACGCATACGGACTTGCCAACACGCTGATGCAGACGGCCATATTCAAACCAAAACTTAAAAGCAGCAAGGTTAAGAACCTTTTTTATGCTGGTCAGCTGACTGTTCCCGGGCCTGGCGTTCCTCCTTCGATCATCTCGGGCCGCATTGCGGCTACTGAACTTCAAAAATACCTAAACAAGTAAGTCATGAAAAGCTTATACGACAACCTTTCCGCGACATGCAGCAAAACAACCACACAACTATATAGCACGTCGTTTTCGCTGGGCATTTATTTCCTAAAACCGGCTTTGCGGGCACCCATTTACGGCATTTACGGCTTTGTCAGGCTTGCAGATGAAATTGTGGATAGTTTTCATGACTACAACAAGGAGTTCATGATGAACAAAATCCGTCAGGATACGGTGGAAGCGCTCCGCGACGGGATTAGTATTAACCCGATCCTGAACAGTTTCCAGCACGTTGTAAATACTTATAACATTGAATGGGAGCTGATTGACACGTTTTTGAAGAGCATGGAAATGGATCTGATGAAGACGGAGTATACTTCGGATTCATATAATGAATACATTCTTGGTTCTGCGGAAGTGGTTGGTTTAATGTGCCTTAGGGTTTTTACAGAAGGTAATCAGCAGCAATTTGATGAGCTTAAACCGTTCGCTATGAAACTGGGATCCGCGTTCCAGAAAGTAAATTTCCTGCGCGACCTGAAAGCGGATTACGTGGATCTTGGCCGGACTTATTTTCCAGGCGTGAATTTTGATCATTTTTCAAGCAAAGAGAAGGAAAAGATCCAGCAGGAGATTGAGGAGGAATTCGAGCAGGCGCTGATCGGCATTAAGCGGCTCCCGAGCGGTGCACGAAGGGGCGTTTATCTGGCTTATTATTATTACAAAAAACTTTTCCTGCGCATTAAGGAAACGCCGCCCGAAAAAGTAATGAACGCACGGATCAGGATTCCGGATCATGACAAGGTAGGACTCATGTTTCGTTCGCTGGTAAGGCATCAGTTCGACCTTTTATGACGTTTTTTTGTTAGTTAAACAAAGGAGCTGAACATTGGACTGTTAGCCACGAACCTAAAACGCGATTTTATGACTGATCAAGTTGTGCTGGTGAATGAAGACGATATGGAAATTGGCCTTATGCCAAAGTTAGAGGCGCATCAAAAAGGCGTTCTGCATCGTGCTTTCTCAGTTTTTATTTTTAATTCAAATGGTGAAATGCTTTTGCAGCAAAGGGCTTTCGGGAAATATCATTCGGAAGGGCTTTGGTCCAATACTTGTTGCAGCCACCCGCTCCCGGCAGAATCCGCGCATCACGGAGCCGTGAGGAGACTTTCGGAAGAGATGGGCATTTCGGCCGATTTGCAGTTTCTTTTCACCTTCCAATATCGCGTTAAACTCGAAAACGGGCTGACAGAAAACGAACTCGACCACGTCTTCTGGGGCATTTCAGACGACGAGCCGAACATCAATGTGAGTGAGGCGAATGATTATAAATACATGAAAATGGCTGATATTAAGGCAGATATGAACCAGAAACCGGAGGCTTACACCGAGTGGTTCAAGATTTGTTTCGCCGAAGTAGCCGACAAAATAAAACCAAAACAATAGCCGACGGCCACTGCCGGAAGCTGACAGCTTGAATTTACAATGAGTCCCTGGATAGTAAATACATTGATCGTACTGGCCGCATTTATTGGCATGGAATGTGTGGCGTGGATTGCTCATAAATATTTGATGCACGGCGCCTTATGGTTTTTGCACCACGATCATCACCAGCGTGATGACGGCGATTTTTTTGAGAAAAATGATTACTTCTTTGCCATCTTCGCCACGCCAGGCATACTCTGCCTTTTATTTGGTGTAAATCAAGGGTTTAATCATTTTTTCTGGATCGGATTGGGCATTACGATCTACGGTTTCACCTATTTTTTGGTGCATGACATCTTCATTCACCAGCGCTTTAAAATGTTCCGTAACACGGATTCGGTTTATCTGAAAGCCATTCGTCGCGCGCACAAAATGCACCATAAGCACCTTGGAAAGCATCAGGGCGAATGTTTTGGGATGCTCTGGGTGCCGCTAAAATATTTTAGGGAAGCGAAAAACACGGCGTCCAAATGAACTTCCTATATCTGCTCGTCGATCTTGGTGCAATTGCTGTTCCGTTGCTGTTTTCTTTTCATCCCAAAATTCAGCTGTATAAAAGATGGCATTTGCTCTGGCCGGCGATTATTCTGTCATTAATTCCTTTTGTGATATGGGACAGCTATTTTACAAAAATCGCCGTGTGGGGATTTACACCGAAATATCTCGTCGGCACTTACCTGTTTGGGCTTCCTATTGAAGAAATTCTGTTCTTCATCTGCATTCCCTACGCATGCCTTTTCACTTATTACTGCTTCCGGATCTATTTCGGAACTGATTATAAGCTTAAAAACGAGAACCTGATTACGGCCATCTTCTTGTGTTTCACATTGGCCATGGGCGTGACTTTCTACGATCATTACTATACGTCCTGGACAGCGGTTGGGCTGGTGGCGTTTCTATTATTTTTGAGATTTATTGTCAAGCCGCGATGGCTGAGCTTGTTCTATTTCTCGCACATGTTCCTGCTGATTCCTTTCTTTATCGTAAACGGGATTCTAACAGGATCGGGACTGGACGAGCCGGTTGTTTGGTATAATAATGCAGAGAATATGGGTATCCGGATATTTACGATCCCATTTGAGGACGTCTTTTACGGCATGTTAATGTTGCTTCTGAACACATTCTTATTCGAATATCTCCTTTCCAAATATCCCGTTGCCGAGAAAGAAAACTTAGAAACGGTCTCCGTGGGTTAAGGACACAAGCTTCTTCAAAACGCCCGGGAAATTATTTAAGGCTCTCAGGGCCAGATCGGTTGTAGTTCTTTTCCCAAACAATCCCTGCAAATAATAACCGGCTGTAATTCTGCGTCCAAAAGCGTGGTCCCATGCTTTTTTGTAGTTAGCCGAGACGCTGTCAATACTTTGCTTTTTCTCAAAATACCGGATCAGCTCGGTGGCCAGAATTTTGGAAGCGCGCATGCCCATGCTCATGCCGTTGCCGCAGAGCGGCGTGATAGAACCTGCCGCGTCACCCAGGAGGAAAACGCCGTCAGTTTGTGTTTGTTTCCTGGAAAAATGGATGTTGCTGATTACCAATGGATTTTTGTTAACAAATTCGGCATGAGTAAAATATGCTTTGAGAAAAGGATTTTTATGCAAGACATTTGCCTCCATTTCCTGAATGTCTTTTCCATTTTCCTGCAAATTCCGGGATGTGGTCAGATAGCACAGGCAATGCCAGTCCTTATCCACTTTTGAAACTCCGCAATAGCCGTCCTTAAAATTGTGCAGCTCAATGCGGTCAGGTGCCAGATCCGTTTTAATGTGATATTTCACACCGATATAATTATCGCTTTCATTCCCGGTGTCCATTAAGTTGCGCGCCAGGAACTGCGGGGTATATTTTCCATAACTGCCGCACAGCACGCCAACATTGAAATCCCCAGCCGAAGATTTGATTACAAAACCTTCATTACCAACCCTTTCCAGTCCATTCACTTTGCAATGTTCCACGACAGCGACGCCTTTTGCGGCTGCAATGCTTGCAAGTGCGTGGTCAAGGCTGAATCTGCTGATCCCGAAACCGCCCATTTGCAAGGAATGTTCAAGCATAAAGCCCTTTTCGGAGCTGATTCTGAGCTTGTTAATGATGGGTAAATTGAGTTCATCCAAATTCAAACCCAGGCTTTTAATAAAATCCCAGCTTTCCATGGAAATGTACTCGCCGCAAACCTTATGAAATGGATATTGATTTTTTTCGAACAAAACCACCGAAATACCCCTGTCCGCAAGCTGTATAGCCAGGCACAGGCCTGCCAATCCGCCGCCGATAATGCCGCAATCGTACGTTTTAGCTTGCGTTTCCATAAACAATCACTTCATGTCGGAATGCCCATTTGTTGCGAACGGTGTATTTAATTGCTCCGGCTTTGTTCAGGATCGCCAACCATTCTGCTCTCTTAAACCCCCGCAAAACTGACAGCGGTGCATCGTTTTTGACCAGGTAAGATTTAGAAAACAGTTGCGTCAGCCATTTAATGGAATAGTAAGCGAAAGGATTTCTTTCCAGATCATTAATAACCAAAACCGCCTTGCTACTCAATGCAAACCGCACAAGTTCAATGAGTTGTTCTTCTGTTAAATGGTGGCAGAAAAGACATGCGTGAATAATGTCAACCTGTTTCAAATGGCTGAAAATGTGCCTGTAATCGTCACAAATCAATTTGACCGGCGCTGTTTTCAGGTTTTCCTCTGCATAGGCAATGCAAACAGGCTTAATGTCAACACCATATAAATCCAGCGCATGGCGCTCCTTTTTGTTCCAATTGTCAATGCGCTTTAATGTATCGCCGCCGCCGCATCCGATATCAACGAGAATATGTGATTCTCCTGGCTTAATAACCTTTTTTAGCGCGTTAAAGGAAATGTTATATCCGCCCAGCCAATGATTAATGAAGTCAAGTTCCCTTAAATTCTGGAACAAGTCGACCGATGGAATATCCTCCTGGTCAAGCAGCTCCTTATCCTGGCTGCGGTGTTTAAACATAACGCAGCTGCATCGTTTCAATGCTTAGTCCTGGCCCGAATGCCGCTGCAAAGATTCTGTTGCCTATATTTTCCGGCTTAGCCGTTTCAAGGACTTGCTTCAATACAAACAAGACCGTAGGAGACGACATATTTCCGAAATTTTTAAGCACATCATAAGTGGCTGCCAGACAGCCTTTATCCAGCTCCAAAGCAGCAACAAAATCATCCACAATGCGCTTTCCACCCGGATGAACAGCCCAATGTTTAAATGCATCCGGCGCAAGACCGATCTTTTCCAGCATCGGCTTTATGTTTTTCCGGATCAGGTCAGGCACGTAGGAAGTCAGGTTCATAATGAAGCCGGTTTCCGACAACTGCCAGGCCATATCGGCATACCCATTGTGCAGGATCAAGGAGTTGAATGCATCTATCTCAACATGATGCGCATAATCTGATCCCGCTTCGGCAGTAACCAAAACCGCTGCTGCGCCGTCTCCGAAAATCAGGTTGGACAGCAGGTAATCATCATTATATCGCTTCTGGAAATGTATCGTGCAAAGCTCGGTGCAGACGATGAGCACTTTCGCGCGCGGCTGGCTTCTGCAAATGGCGTCGGCATTTTTGAGCGCAATAATCGCGGCATTGCATCCCATAAAATTTACGCTGCTGCGCTGTATGGCAGGATTCAGGTCCAGTTCCCGCATCAATTCCACGTCCAGTCCGGGCGCAAACAGGCCCGTACAAGTGACTGTTATCAAGTGCGTTAACCGGCCTTTCATCTCAGCAAATCCATCTATTTTCTTGATAGCACTTATGGAAAGTTCCGTGGCATGCTCCTGATAAAGCTGCATACGCTGGGTCAATGTCGGTTCCGGGAGTAATGTGGCCGTTTTGTTAAAAAACTGATAATCTTCCGGCGCTTTATCAAAATCGGCAATCACAGAATAGCGGTTCGCTATGCCTGTTTTCCCCGCTACTATCTTGATTTTTCTCTTATTGGTAATGTCTTCTGTCGAATTCATGTAGAATGAAGTCAACGTTTCCTGCGAGTAACAATGTTCGGGAACGGCTGTCTCAATAGCAGATATATAACTCAAAGGGATTCTGTTAATTACAATTAAAATAATGAAACAACTGTTCATGCAGATGGCTGCTATCCAGTTCATCCGCATGGTATTCCTGAAATTCGCCTCACTCCTATCCTTCAAAACCAGGTAAAACCAATAGCTGAAATAAAGGACGATCGGCAGGAAGAACACCTGGATAATATAAAAAACCATTCCAAGGCCCTTCGATGTAAAGTACAAATAATAAAATACATTGCACAGCAGAAACATCGCCGCCGTAAACAGAAATGTACCCCGGTAACCGAGCTTATAGCTTAATGTAACGACCCCATCTTTCAGGTCCCGCTGGTGCTGATAAACCTGCGTAAGCGGATACGCGCCGGCAATCTGAAAAGAACAGGCTAAAAGCACATAAATATGCTCTCTGCTCAGCATCAGCGCACTTTCTGAAACACCCGCAATGGACATATAGTAGGTAAATGCACCCTGGAAAATCACAACAGTCAGAAACCCGATAACCGGATATCTTTTCAGCCGGATCTGCCGGGAACTATATGCCCGCGACGCTGCAATGTAAAGCACCAGACAAAAAGCGAACAATGTATTTACGAAAAGGAACGCTAAAACGATCGCGGTAAAATCCAGAAACATGGTGAGGTAAAAGAGTGCGGCCGTAGGCATAGGAGGCTTTTCGAGCCCGCCAACGCTTTCTTCGTCCCTATCCACATAACTGTTGTAACCATTACTAGCCGGGTAAATCAGCAGATGAATGATCAAAAAAGCGAAGAGTGCGTGATGATGCACAACCGTATCTGCCTGACTGTAAGCAAACAGAAACAACGGCATCAGGAAAAAAGAAAAAGGAATCCGCAGAAGTTTAATTGTATTGCCATCAATGCCCATGGCCCAATTTAAGAAAAAAATTTTTGAACATTTGAGGCTGTCACAGATACAATATACTTTCTGCCAGGAACACCATTGTGCCGGAATCGGTTAAAGAGGAATAACAATTAGTCATACCAGAAAAATAAAAGATCATGCAAGCACAAAGTAAAGCACCTTCCACCCTTATGGTGGTATTGGCTTTTGCCACCGTTTACATCGTATGGGGATCGACTTACTTCTTCATTCAGCGGGCGCTGGAAGGTTTTCCGCCGTTTTTCCTGGGCGCTTTCCGCTTCATTATTGCCGGGCTTATTATGCTGGCGTGGAGTGTTGCACAAGGTGAAAACGTGTTCTCGCTCAAAGCGATCGAACCTGCGATCATTACCGGACTTTTGTTGCTTTTTATCGGCAATGGCATTGTGATATGGGTTGAGCAGTTTCTTCCCAGCGCAATGGTCGCCATTATGATTTCCTCATCTCCACTCTGGTTTATCGTCCTGGATAAACCGAAATGGTCTGAAAATCTTAGCAACAAATCGACTATTGTAGGTCTGTTGATCGGTTTTGCCGGGGTAGTGCTGTTATTCAGTGAAAAAATAATGATTTCGATGTCGTCCATGAACAGTTCGCGCGATCTGTTCGCGATGGCGCTCGTCGTTTTTGGCTCCATGGCCTGGGCTGGTGGTTCTTTGTTTTCTAAATACAAGTCAGGCACCGACTCCGCAAGTGTCAATTCAACCTGGCAAATGCTGGCAGCCGGATTTGCCTTCCTCCCAGGCAGCATTATTTCGGGCGAACTGGCGACCCTGAATCTTGCATCCATTCCGATGGAAGCCTGGCTATCAACGTTATATCTGATTGTTTTTGGGTCGATTGCCGGTTTTGGAGCATACGTCTGGCTGCTGAAAGTCCAGCCAGCAACCAAGGTTAGCACTTATGCCTATGTAAATCCCGTCGTAGCAGTCCTTTTGGGGATATTTTTTGCAAACGAATCTATTTCTGTCCTGCAAATAGTCGGGCTGGTCATCATTCTCGGCAGCGTGTTGCTGATCAATCTGCACAAATATCGCAAGCCAAAACAAGTCGTATCCGCTTATTGATCTCTTGGAGGAATATGAGCAGTTAACACAAGGAAGCTTCTGTGATCTGCTCCACCTCCGAAATGTCCCTGTTTCTTTTGATCAAATTAAAGATACGTTCAAAATCAATAAGTTGCGAAGCTTCGAAGGCAATGACGCCTACGAAAACCCTTCCCTTGCTGATAAAGTTAAGGTGTTTGATCCTCGCACCATTAAACGATTCAACGATGGATGTGATCTTATGGAGACTTACAGCACTTCTGTAAATGATTTTGAGAAAGAAAATTTTGCTCATTTTAGTATTTTTTATCGTGGCTAATAATTGAAGAACCTCCGGCTCAATGCGTTAATTCCAGACGGAAACGTGACTGGCCGCGTGATGCAGGATCGGCATTATAAATGTTCACAACGGCCTGCACAATGTGATCAATCTCATCGAATGTGTTGAATTTGCTAAACGAGAAACGGACATTTTCTTTATCCTTCTGACAAGGAAGCGCGCTGATCACGTGCGAGCTGCCCTGACTGGAACAAGCGCTGCCGCCGGAAACTGCAATGCCCAGATTATCAAGACTTTTAACCAAACTGCCCGCAGCCAAACATGGGAATGAAACGTTCAGGATGTTCACCATGCTGTTTTCAAGAGAGTGACTTTCGCCATTATAACAAATGCCGTACACACCACTGATCGCCAGTTTGGAGACCATATATTGCTTCAACTTGCTGACTACGGAATGGTTGCTGTCCAGGTCGCGGTATGCCACCTCGAGCGCTTTGGCAAGCCCTACAATGCCAGTCACATTTTCTGTCCCTCCACGCTGTCCTTTTTCCTGGCCTCCGCCAAAAATTTGCGCATGAATGCGGTGTTTTTTATTGATATAGATAAATCCGGCGCCTTTCGGTCCATGGAATTTGTGGGCGGAACCCACCAGAAAATCGATAGGCGTCTGGGTCAGATCGATCCATTGCTTCCCGATTGTCTGGGTGGTGTCCGTAAAAAAAATGGAATCATAACGTTGAGCAAGTTTACTTATCGCGTGGATATCTGTCAGGTTTCCAATTTCATTATTGCCGTGCATCAGGCAGATCAATGTCTGTGGATTGGCTCTTAAAAGGTTTTCAAGATGGTAAAGATCAACATTGCCGCGCTCATCCAACTGCACAAAACTCGTTTCGATATCACCCGATTTTTCATGTTGGAGAATGGTTTGCAAAACGGCCTTGTGTTCAATTTTACTTGTCACGACATGGCTAATGTCATATTTCGCAATCGCACCGGATATGGCGAGGT of Dyadobacter chenhuakuii contains these proteins:
- a CDS encoding XRE family transcriptional regulator, which gives rise to MRNQEIYWPVNIRFLRSRLKLSQEALAERLGITRVKLNAHESGRTANPTIDDLIHFSEFFRMSIDSLLKIDLSRLSEQKVKDLEEGSELFMKGDNIRVLAITVDREEKENIEYVPVQAKAGYRSGYSDPEFLATLPRFSLPTLPKNGTFRMFPTIGDSMLPVPEGSDIITKYVQDWTTIRPETPCIVILKGDQDFVFKQVTINKDGTMLLQSFNKQYFAYTVPLSEVIELWEYYSFHSKQLPEPQTDMQQLMKMLQEMQNEIKEIKGRPASK
- a CDS encoding MerR family transcriptional regulator, which produces MSSYSIKDLERISNMKAHTIRIWEQRYGLLEPDRTDTNIRSYNDDQVKKLLNVCTLLDRGMKISKIGKLSKSEMASEIEKVIHDSFQGDVHVEAIINQALIAITTFNVPLFDEIFSNAVKKFGLKKTYIKILYPLLVRTGLMWVKDDLLPSQEHFLSNLIRQKLFAAIDALPVATHTDQKWILFLNEEEDHEIGLLFAYYMIRQVGKEVVYLGARVPFRDLSPVILGCEPTHAYSFFVRNQFDDQIETLLGNLRTEFPQINVCVSGGSEKLKKIASKKGVNLIETIENLTDILISPNAQRTPTQI
- a CDS encoding phytoene desaturase family protein, coding for MHNGRLPKSDKSHEIAVIGSGFAGMAAAAMLAESGNEVTVFEKNCNIGGRARTFSQDGFVFDMGPSWYWMPDVYDSFFSLFGKSTSDFYELKKLDPGFAVIFENEVMDIPANFDAVCDLFESIETGSADQLRKFIAEGEFKYTVGMNDMVYKPGHSVTEFFSLKLFKDALKLQLFTSFSKHVRRYFKDPRLLALIEFPVLFLGAMPKDTPALYSLMNFAGLKQGTFYPMGGFGKVADSFRQIAENAGVNFLTCQNIEKLEVTSDVISHLHTNKKSIRTDAVIGSADYHHIEQNLLGKNHRTYDEAYWENRTFAPSCLLFYLGVNKKIDKLRHHNLFFDEHFDQHAVEIYKDKKWPERPLFYVCCPSKTDPSVAPEGSENLFVLMPIAIDLDDPDSIREKYFDVLMDRLEKFVGEDIRSHVVYKKSYSVSDFISDYNAYKGNAYGLANTLMQTAIFKPKLKSSKVKNLFYAGQLTVPGPGVPPSIISGRIAATELQKYLNK
- a CDS encoding phytoene/squalene synthase family protein, with protein sequence MKSLYDNLSATCSKTTTQLYSTSFSLGIYFLKPALRAPIYGIYGFVRLADEIVDSFHDYNKEFMMNKIRQDTVEALRDGISINPILNSFQHVVNTYNIEWELIDTFLKSMEMDLMKTEYTSDSYNEYILGSAEVVGLMCLRVFTEGNQQQFDELKPFAMKLGSAFQKVNFLRDLKADYVDLGRTYFPGVNFDHFSSKEKEKIQQEIEEEFEQALIGIKRLPSGARRGVYLAYYYYKKLFLRIKETPPEKVMNARIRIPDHDKVGLMFRSLVRHQFDLL
- the idi gene encoding isopentenyl-diphosphate Delta-isomerase, producing MTDQVVLVNEDDMEIGLMPKLEAHQKGVLHRAFSVFIFNSNGEMLLQQRAFGKYHSEGLWSNTCCSHPLPAESAHHGAVRRLSEEMGISADLQFLFTFQYRVKLENGLTENELDHVFWGISDDEPNINVSEANDYKYMKMADIKADMNQKPEAYTEWFKICFAEVADKIKPKQ
- a CDS encoding sterol desaturase family protein — its product is MSPWIVNTLIVLAAFIGMECVAWIAHKYLMHGALWFLHHDHHQRDDGDFFEKNDYFFAIFATPGILCLLFGVNQGFNHFFWIGLGITIYGFTYFLVHDIFIHQRFKMFRNTDSVYLKAIRRAHKMHHKHLGKHQGECFGMLWVPLKYFREAKNTASK
- a CDS encoding lycopene cyclase domain-containing protein, yielding MNFLYLLVDLGAIAVPLLFSFHPKIQLYKRWHLLWPAIILSLIPFVIWDSYFTKIAVWGFTPKYLVGTYLFGLPIEEILFFICIPYACLFTYYCFRIYFGTDYKLKNENLITAIFLCFTLAMGVTFYDHYYTSWTAVGLVAFLLFLRFIVKPRWLSLFYFSHMFLLIPFFIVNGILTGSGLDEPVVWYNNAENMGIRIFTIPFEDVFYGMLMLLLNTFLFEYLLSKYPVAEKENLETVSVG
- a CDS encoding NAD(P)/FAD-dependent oxidoreductase, with the protein product METQAKTYDCGIIGGGLAGLCLAIQLADRGISVVLFEKNQYPFHKVCGEYISMESWDFIKSLGLNLDELNLPIINKLRISSEKGFMLEHSLQMGGFGISRFSLDHALASIAAAKGVAVVEHCKVNGLERVGNEGFVIKSSAGDFNVGVLCGSYGKYTPQFLARNLMDTGNESDNYIGVKYHIKTDLAPDRIELHNFKDGYCGVSKVDKDWHCLCYLTTSRNLQENGKDIQEMEANVLHKNPFLKAYFTHAEFVNKNPLVISNIHFSRKQTQTDGVFLLGDAAGSITPLCGNGMSMGMRASKILATELIRYFEKKQSIDSVSANYKKAWDHAFGRRITAGYYLQGLFGKRTTTDLALRALNNFPGVLKKLVSLTHGDRF
- a CDS encoding methyltransferase domain-containing protein → MFKHRSQDKELLDQEDIPSVDLFQNLRELDFINHWLGGYNISFNALKKVIKPGESHILVDIGCGGGDTLKRIDNWNKKERHALDLYGVDIKPVCIAYAEENLKTAPVKLICDDYRHIFSHLKQVDIIHACLFCHHLTEEQLIELVRFALSSKAVLVINDLERNPFAYYSIKWLTQLFSKSYLVKNDAPLSVLRGFKRAEWLAILNKAGAIKYTVRNKWAFRHEVIVYGNAS